From the genome of Psychrobacter sp. M13:
GTGTTAGTCGGTGGTGAACGTGCCAAGCATGAGGGTAGTATTGCAGAGGGCTATTATGTACAGCCGACTATCTTTGAGGGCACTAATGATATGCGCGTGTTCCAAGAAGAGATCTTTGGGCCCGTACTTGCTGTGACGACCTTTAAAGATGATGATGAGGCGATGAGTATTGCTAATGATACGCTATATGGTCTAGGCGCTGGTGTTTGGACTCGAAGTGTACACAAGGCTTATCGTTTTGGCCGTGGTATTCAAGCGGGTCGCGTATGGACCAATTGTTATCATCTCTACCCTGCTCATTCTGCATTCGGTGGTTATAAGCAGTCTGGTATCGGTCGTGAGAATCATCTAATGATGCTCAATCATTATCAACAAACCAAAAACATGCTGGTCTCTTATGATCCAAAAGCTATGGGATTTTTCTAAATCTATTCTTAAAGCACCTTATCATTGATTGATAAGGTGTATCCAAGACGTTTGTAAAACATTAAAAATGTAAACAATAAAATAAGGAAGAATAGTATGAGTAATAAAATGAAAGCAGCCGTCCTACATGAATTTGGACAGCCCTTACAAATAGAAGAAGTGGACATTCCAACTCCAGGTGCCGGCGAGATCGTCGTTAAAATGCAAGCATCAGGCGTCTGCCATACCGACTTGCATGCTATCGAAGGAGATTGGCCGGTCAAGCCTAGCCCGCCATTCATTCCAGGACACGAAGGCGTCGGACTCATCACTGCCGTCGGTGATAATGTTCATCATGTTAAAGAAGGTGATCGCGTCGGTGTCCCTTGGCTATACTCTGCCTGTGGTCACTGTACCCATTGTCTAGGCGGCTGGGAAACTTTGTGCTTACGTCAAAAGAACGCTGGTTACTCGGTTAATGGTAGCTTTGCAGAGTATGTTTTGGCTAATGCTGACTACGTCGGTATCATCCCCGAAGGCGTGGACTCGGTAGAGATTGCACCTGTCTTATGTGCAGGCGTCACTGTGTACAAAGGTCTCAAAATGACCGAAACCAAAGCTGGCGACTGGGTTGTCATCTCAGGTATCGGTGGCCTCGGTCACATGGCTGTACAGTATGCCGTTGCTATGGGCTTAAACGTTGCCGCTGTTGATATTGATGATGAGAAGCTTGAGTTTGCCAAAAAGCTCGGTGCAACAGTCATCGTCAATGCCAAAAACACTGATCCTGGTGAGTATCTACAAAAAGAGATAGGCGGCGCTCATGGAGTGCTAGTGACAGCCGTTTCCTCTAAAGCGTTTGAGCAAGCGCTTAGTATGTTACGACGCGGCGGTACTTTGGTCTGTAACGGTCTACCTACGGGCGACTTCCCTGTCTCTATCTTTGATACGGTATTAAACGGCATCACCATTCGCGGCTCTATCGTGGGTACACGCCTTGACTTGCAAGAGTCGTTAGATATGGCTGCCAAAGGCAAAGTAAAAGCGACCGTTGCCGCTGAGCCACTCGAAAATATCAACGATATCTTTGAACGTATGCGCGATGGTAAGATCGAGGGACGTATTGTGATTGACTATACGATGTAGTGATCAGCAAGTGATGTTCTGACGTTAAGTCAGCAATGTCATCGCTAATTATTTAACTCTCAAAAATAGGTCGTATTGTTTTCAGTGCCATGCTATTAATAGTATGACTGAGAGCGATACGGCCTTTTGTATTTTCGTAGTACAATTTAAAAAATCAGCTTTAAAAGACAAGGAGCACAACATGAAACTTGAAGCGACAGCAACTTGCGTTGAGTTAATCGAGTTATTAAAGTCCAAGCACGGTGACCTAATGTTCCATCAATCGGGCGGCTGCTGTGATGGTAGCTCGCCGATGTGTTATCCGCTCGGCGAGTTCAAAGTAGGCGGTCAAGATGTGCTTATTGGTGAGCTGGCAGGCTGTCCCTTTTATATGGGCAAAGCGCAACACAAGCTTTGGCAGCATACTGATTTAACTATAGATGTAGTCAATGGGCGCGGCGCTAGTTTTTCTTTGGAGATACCCGAGGGTAAACGATTTATTGTGCGTTCCGAGGTTTGCGCGCTATGATTTTGCGGACTACAATAAATATATCACTTTGCAATATGTAACAATGTTTTGCCTCATTAAGTATTTTAATGATATAAGTATATTAACGAATTGTTCGCTAAATATAACAAGCATAGATGCTATAAGGAATACAAAATGGATTTTGATTATGTCATCGTTGGCGGTGGTTCAGCGGGCTGTGTGCTTGCCAGCCGCCTTACAGAAAACCCAGATATCACTGTCTGTTTATTAGAGTATGGCGGCGATGGTAAGGATTTAGCCGTTCGTGTGCCCGCTGGGCTAATTCTGCTCGTCCCTGGCAAGCCAATTAAATTAAATAACTGGTGCTTTCATACTGAGCCACAAACTCATCTCAACGATCGACGTGGCTTTCAACCGCGTGGTCAGTGCCTAGGCGGCTCTTCTGCCATTAATGCTATGGTCTATACTCGCGGCAGTCCACTTGATTATGATCTCTGGGTCGACCAAGGCTGTACAGGTTGGGGCTTTGATGACGTGCTACCCTACTTTATTAAGTCTGAAAATAATGTACGCGGCGGCGATGATTTGCATGGCGATAGTGGCCCGTTAAACGTTAGTGATTTGCTCAGCCCTCGTGATATCTCCAAAGCTTTTGTAGAGGCTGGTATCGCTAACGGACTTGATCATAATGCGGACTTCAACGGTACTAAACAAGATGGCGTAGGCTTGTATCAAGTCACCCATTTTCATGGTGAAAAACAAGGTCAGCGTTGCTCAGCTGCTGCGGCTTATTTGCATCCAGTAGAAGAGCGTCCAAACTTAACCATTATCACTCACGCACAAGCCAATAAAGTTATTTTTGATAACGACAACAATGATGATAACGGCTCTGATAATAAAAAAGCCACTGGCGTCATTTATGAAAGACATGGCGTTAAACAAACCGTTATAGCCCGTCACGAAGTAATTCTTTGTGGCGGTGCGTTTGGCTCTCCTAAAGTCTTGATGCTCTCCGGCATTGGCCCTAAAGATCAGCTGCAAGACTTAGATATTGAAGTCATCGTCGATGCGCCAGAGGTCGGTGAGAACTTGCAAGATCACTTAGATGTGGTGTTCGATTATGAGGTCAATACCACCGATGTATTCGGGGTTGGCGCCGTCGCTGGCTTTAACTTTTTTAAAGCTATGCGTCAATGGCGAAAGGATGGGACAGGTATATTATCGACAAATTATGCTGAGGGTGGCGCATTTTTTAGCGTAGGGGACGCGCCCAAAGAGTGGCCTAATACCCAGCTACACTTTGCTATTGCGCGCGTCATGAATCATGGTCGTGATCTAAAGCTCGGCTATGCCGTCTCCGTTCACTCATGCTATCTACGTCCTGAGAGTCGCGGCACGGTTAAGCTGGCATCAAATGATCCTGCAGCAGCTGTATTAATAGATCCAAACTATCTATCACATCCTAAAGATGTCGAGAACATGATCGCAGGCGCTGAACGTACTCGCGCTATCATGGCAGAGACGCCAATGGCGGATTACATAACTGAAGACTATCCAGCGCCTTATCTAGAAAAAGACGGTATGCTCGGCTTCATCCGCAATAGATCAGATACGATTTATCATCCTGTCGGCACTTGCCGTATGGGGCCTGATAAGCAATCGGTGGTTGATTTGGAGCTTAAGGTAAGAGGCGTAAAAGGGTTACGAGTGATCGACGCATCCATTATGCCAACGTTAATCAGCGCCAATACTAACGCACCGACGATTATGATTGCTGAAAAGTTGGCGGATATTATCAAGGCTGAGTTTGCGAGCAATCAAGCTGTTGATCAAACAGAATTGGCTTAGTTCTTTTTAGTTAATTCAGCTCTAAAATAAAAAAGGTTTGTCATAATATGGCAAGCCTCTTTTACTTCAAGATACGCTGTTCACAACGCCACGGCATTTGGGAAACTGGCTGCAACCGTAAAACGTTTGCCCTTGCCGTGCACCTTTTTTGGCGATACGTTGTATCATTTCGCTATGGCATTTAGGACAACTAGGCTCTGACGTAATACTGGCTATGTCATCGACTTTTTTAGAGCTAGTAGATCTATCTATAGGAGAACTTGCTTTAGCAGGCTCACTGATTTTGATTTTAATCTCACTACTCTCAGAATCTAAAACCTCAAACGGTGTCATAAAAACAGCATTTTTGCTGGTAAACGGCATCGACAATACATCGTCTTGCTTCACTTGGCCTGACCACTGCTCATACTGTTTCGCGGGCGCTTTTATTTTTGCTTGTTTATCTGGTTCAGCAGGTTTTTGTTCTTGATTTAAAATCACTTTATTGTCAGGTTTGCTATCTGGCTTGTTAGCTTTAGGCGCATGCTTGTCTTTTAAGTAGGCTTTATGCGCACGATTCGTACGCCATGACTTAGTAAAGCGCTTAGTTTCTATTTGCTCAACAATTGACGTGACTTCTTCAAGCGTTAATATCTCATCTTGCTTGCTCTTGATATAACTGACTATACCGCCTTTTAATACGTGTGCTGGTAGCTCATCGCGGGTCTTAAGCTCGCACTCGCCAATAAAGGCAATCATAGAATGAAAATAGTTTGTCTCTAATGCTAATAGCTCTGCTAGCGTCTTAATATGTAGATAATTCTGCCGTAACGGATTTTGAAATTTATACTTACTGCCATTCGGGAAAGCTTGCGTCCATTGGCTTTGCTTTTCATTGCCATATATCCAGCCTTTATAGTTCTTGGTCTCAATGACAAAAATACCATATTTTGAGACGATAACATGATCAATTTGCGTACTACCGCCATTATCTAAAGGCAGAGTGATGTTATTTAAGCGATGATAACTCTCTTTTTCAAGCTTGAGCCAAGTGGCAATATTGATGACACTCTCGCCTAAAAACCCCTTAAAACTGGACATCATGGACATTGATTTTATCTCTGAGATATGTAGGTAATAAAACTTTAAATGTACAAGGTAAAACGATAAACGAGGTATGCTACCGAATCTTTATATGTGGCAAAATATAGCGGAACTTTGTCCCCTTGTGAACTACTTTTTAATTTATACTCATTTTAGAACTGCTTTTTGGATTATAACTATGAATAGCTTTACCACTACTTTACTCAAAACCACCCTAAGCGCTAGTCTGCTACTGTCATTACCAATGCTGGCATCAGCTGCAACACCGCAAAAATGGCAACTAGATGTACCCAAAACTAACGTGGATTTTAAAGTAGCCTATCTCGGTAATGGCACCGTTGAAGGTCAGTTTCATAAGATGGATGGCTCTATCCATTATGATGTCAAAAACCCTACTAATACCACGATTAATTTTACGGTAAATACCAATAGCATTGATGCGGGCGGCAACCTACGTAACTCATTCTTACGCCGTAAAGAGCTGCTCAATAGTGCGCAGTATCCGACGATGACTTTTGTCTCTAACAAAGTCAGCATGATTAATGCTAAAGAAGCCAACGTCACAGGCAATTTTACAGTACTAGGTCAAACCAAACCGTTAACGGTAAAAGTTAAATTGAATAACGTCGAGATGGATCCTACCACGCGGCAGCCTATTATCAAATTTAAGGCAACGGGCACTATCAATAGATATACTTATGGGGTAACGGCCTTTCCAAGTATAGTGGGCACGATGATCCCGCTGGAGATATCGGGCAATTTGGTTGCAGCTAATTAATTAAGCGACAAGAAAACCCCAACTTAGAAGCTAGATTTCTCAGTTGGGCAGATCAATATATTTTAAGACTTTCTTTATAGAAGCAATCAGCTATCTAAAAAAGCATGAGCCAGAGACTATTAATGTTAAAACAATAGCTCTTTGATGTTCTTAGTACTGCCACGGTTGATCTTGTGCGATACCAGCGGTATCTACTTTATTTCTTCTTTTTTGAATCTTAGTATCCATTTTTTCTTGCTTTTTTAGCGCTTTTTGATTGATATCATCAACCATACCCTGAATCTTCTTATCTACTTTATCTTGCTCTTTTTGACGCTGCTTATCGACTTTATCTAACTCTTTTTGACGCACCTTGTCTATCTTATCTTGCTCTTTTTGACGCTTTATATTCAGTTTGCTTAGCTTTTTTTGCACCTTTTTACTCACAGTAATATCATCTTTTGCTTTGTTATCAACTGATTCATTTGACATAACAGCTCTCCTTAATTAGGTTTATAGGATATTTAGATACTTGATGTTAAGTCAATATTCCTAGCTAAGCAATGTACTAGTACAAAAGCCGTACACATCTTAAAGCGTCTTTAGATTAGCAAACTAGTAAACTCTATTTACTATAAATTTTGAATGATTCAAAAGATAACAAGATGAGCCTCTAGATAGGCGTTCTTTAATAGTCGCGAAATATGCGGGGCATAGGCTATTGATTTTTAATGGTTTATGCCCACCTAACTCAAGCACAGCTTTAGCCTTGCACTCGGACAGAGTAGTACTCTGCTTAATCTTCCCTCACCCTCGGCAAAAGCCTACGTCTTGTGCTCGATTAGAGCAGTGCTTTGTTACTTCCTCGCTCATCCTTGGCAAAAACACATACCGAAGTCCATTGTGCGCACGAGTATGATGTTTAAGTTTAAATTCTGGTGCGCTGATTGTGCTCAATGACTTTTTTATTCTTCAAATAGCTCTTTACTGCTCTGTTATAACTCAATTCAATATATTTAGTCATCTTAGCGAACGAGTCATTCGTAGGGCTATTAATACATATCCAACCCATCCAAGCATAAATAGGATGCGGCATTAATAAATTCAATTGGCTAAAGTCTTGCTCGATATCAACTGTTTCACCTTTGGCTGGACGTTTAGGCGTTGCACCAAAAACTTCAATATAAACTTCTTTACCAACACCTAAACTTAATCGAAATACACTCTCTCGATTAAGATTTGAGGCGCTATCATTATCACCGTCCTGCTCTTTAATCGTGCAAAAATACACGCCATTCGGCAGTATGTTATCAGGGTTATAAAACAGCGACGTCTCACCCCAACTAGTTTTTGGCTTTACGCCACCAAAGTTTTGCATTATATATTCGATTATCTCATTTGGTATCATAGGGATGCTCTCAACTCATATATAAATTTATTCAAAATAGCCTGTAAGGCAATCATATTAAATAGGCTCAATATCATCTAAGAATTGCAAATCATTAGTCTCAATCAAGCGTAGCTCATAGGTGGACTGCAAATTAAGCCAAAACTGTGCACTACCTCCAAAATACTTCGCTAAACGCAAGGCTGTATCAGCGGTGACTCCACGCTTTTCACGAATAATCTCGTTAATGCGAGCAGCAGTGACGCCGAGACTATTAGCCAAAGCATTAGCGCTCATTTTAAGCGGCTTAAGATAATCCTCTCGTAATACTTCGCCTGAATGGATAGGACGCATACCGTTTTTAATCATAGTGTTTTCTCTTTATTTTGCGCACTGCTCTCTGTAAACATCGCCATTATCAATATTAGAGATTTTAAAATTGAGTAAGATGTTTGCCGTAGGGTGGCGTTAGACTTGTCAAATTCTCGCAGAGAATTACGACAAGGCGTAACCCACCGATTGAGTTTGTAAATGGCGCACGGGTTACCTCCTACAGGGTTAGCTTATTTGATAAGTTTAATCTATAAAATGAGTACCATATAAAGATTCAATACTTTTAATAACTTTATCTGAAGATTTATTAATTTTTTCTGCTTTTTCAATGAATAAATCTTTGTGGTTACGCCAAGCAGCATGATAACCATCCCGTTGTAACCTAGTATTTTCTGCTAAAAATTCATTAGTTTGAAAAACTATAAATATAAGCTCTGTTAGTTGTTCTTGTATCACACCACTTCGTGATGTCACTTTTAAAATATTGTTAAACTCATAAATTAAGCTGAAGAAGTCATCATCAAAATCTGTATGCTCCCTCTCAACGCCAAGAAATGATTTTTCTCCTGATTGAAACTCAATAAAATCATTAGTCGATGAGCGTAATCTATACAGGTCAGGGAGTAAAGACACTTGTATAACTCTTGAAATATTATCCTTTTCAATTGCTTCTTTATCTTGCGAGTTTCTAGCCAACTTAAAAGGAACCCAAATTGCAATACAAATTGCTATGATGCTTCCAATAGCTTGTACCCAAGCTGCTCCTACAGTCCAATCCATATTTTATAATCCTAAATAATTACTTTTTACGTTTTTGCCATGTAGAAGTACTAACAGAATAAACCTATAACGTAGAATAGTGTCTGGTAATAATGAAATCATTAGTCCAATAAAGTAAAAAATATTACTATATTCTAAACAACTCATCATAACACTGGCAGATAACTGCTAAACAGCTTTTTAAGAATTCATCATCAACATAAATTAAAGTTTCAATTTCAGAGACATCACCTTCATTTCTGAATACTGAACCAGCAGGTGTAATCTCGAATGGTAGACTACTCTGCTTTTCTAAAAGTTTTGTGTAAGATGAACCCTTCCCATGCTTTAATACGTTGATAGCATAGTAAAATTCTTCAAACTTTATAAGTAATTCTGTTTTATCATTTCTTTTAAGCTTTTCTTTCAACTCTTTAAAAGCCGAACCTTTCTCAATTTCTAATTGATTTTGAACTACTGCCTCGAATAATGAAAATATTCCAATAGCAAATATGGCTCTTTCCCATTGCATCTTTTGTAGATTTATTACTAATCTAGTTGAACCTGATGTTTGAAGTTCATCATACATTAGCTTTTCAATTCTATTGAAATTTTCAATATGCGACTCTGTACTTTCCGATACAATCTGAATAAACCTTTGCATTACTTTCCTTACAATATTCGAACTCAAAGATGCTAATTAAAAATCCACAACGACTATAGTGCTAATTCATAATTTACCATACAATAGTCGCCTTGTGGCGCATTTTAGCCCTGATTGCAGCGGTTATCCTGCTGATGACAATGGCGTTGCGGACTGTGGCTGGAGGTGGTCGCTCGGATGATGGAACGCGTCCAGACACGATAGTCCGCACGCTATTGACGAAGCAGATATGAGCGGAAAGCAGGATTAGCTCCAGGATCAAACAAAAAAAGAGCCACTAGAATAATCTAACAGCTCTTCTCCGTGCAATGTGATTAACTCAACTACAAATCATAGCTAAATGCTGGGCTAAAGCCGCAGGCTACAAATCAGATTAAACCAAACTCTGCACAGCCTCAACCACAGCATCAGCCGTAATACCAAACTCTTTATACAAATCCTCAGCTGGAGCCGACTCACCGTAAGTGGTCATACCGATAACCTTGCCATCAAGACCAACGAACTTATACCAGTAGTCTACGTGCGCCGCTTCGACAGCGACACGAGCACGAATATTGGCGGGCAATACTGACTCGCGATAATCGCTCTCTTGCTCTACAAATATCTCGGCACAAGGCATAGACACTACTCGTACGCCTACTCCATTATTGCTTAGCGTCTCATACGCTTGCATGGCTAAACCAACTTCTGAACCTGTCGCAATGATAATAGCTGACAGCTCGCCTTGCTCTTTAGCTAGGACATAACCACCTTTGGTAATATTAGCGACTTG
Proteins encoded in this window:
- a CDS encoding HigA family addiction module antitoxin, producing the protein MIKNGMRPIHSGEVLREDYLKPLKMSANALANSLGVTAARINEIIREKRGVTADTALRLAKYFGGSAQFWLNLQSTYELRLIETNDLQFLDDIEPI
- a CDS encoding DUF779 domain-containing protein, yielding MKLEATATCVELIELLKSKHGDLMFHQSGGCCDGSSPMCYPLGEFKVGGQDVLIGELAGCPFYMGKAQHKLWQHTDLTIDVVNGRGASFSLEIPEGKRFIVRSEVCAL
- a CDS encoding DUF6194 family protein — encoded protein: MQNFGGVKPKTSWGETSLFYNPDNILPNGVYFCTIKEQDGDNDSASNLNRESVFRLSLGVGKEVYIEVFGATPKRPAKGETVDIEQDFSQLNLLMPHPIYAWMGWICINSPTNDSFAKMTKYIELSYNRAVKSYLKNKKVIEHNQRTRI
- a CDS encoding NERD domain-containing protein — encoded protein: MSMMSSFKGFLGESVINIATWLKLEKESYHRLNNITLPLDNGGSTQIDHVIVSKYGIFVIETKNYKGWIYGNEKQSQWTQAFPNGSKYKFQNPLRQNYLHIKTLAELLALETNYFHSMIAFIGECELKTRDELPAHVLKGGIVSYIKSKQDEILTLEEVTSIVEQIETKRFTKSWRTNRAHKAYLKDKHAPKANKPDSKPDNKVILNQEQKPAEPDKQAKIKAPAKQYEQWSGQVKQDDVLSMPFTSKNAVFMTPFEVLDSESSEIKIKISEPAKASSPIDRSTSSKKVDDIASITSEPSCPKCHSEMIQRIAKKGARQGQTFYGCSQFPKCRGVVNSVS
- the adhP gene encoding alcohol dehydrogenase AdhP; amino-acid sequence: MSNKMKAAVLHEFGQPLQIEEVDIPTPGAGEIVVKMQASGVCHTDLHAIEGDWPVKPSPPFIPGHEGVGLITAVGDNVHHVKEGDRVGVPWLYSACGHCTHCLGGWETLCLRQKNAGYSVNGSFAEYVLANADYVGIIPEGVDSVEIAPVLCAGVTVYKGLKMTETKAGDWVVISGIGGLGHMAVQYAVAMGLNVAAVDIDDEKLEFAKKLGATVIVNAKNTDPGEYLQKEIGGAHGVLVTAVSSKAFEQALSMLRRGGTLVCNGLPTGDFPVSIFDTVLNGITIRGSIVGTRLDLQESLDMAAKGKVKATVAAEPLENINDIFERMRDGKIEGRIVIDYTM
- a CDS encoding GMC family oxidoreductase, whose protein sequence is MDFDYVIVGGGSAGCVLASRLTENPDITVCLLEYGGDGKDLAVRVPAGLILLVPGKPIKLNNWCFHTEPQTHLNDRRGFQPRGQCLGGSSAINAMVYTRGSPLDYDLWVDQGCTGWGFDDVLPYFIKSENNVRGGDDLHGDSGPLNVSDLLSPRDISKAFVEAGIANGLDHNADFNGTKQDGVGLYQVTHFHGEKQGQRCSAAAAYLHPVEERPNLTIITHAQANKVIFDNDNNDDNGSDNKKATGVIYERHGVKQTVIARHEVILCGGAFGSPKVLMLSGIGPKDQLQDLDIEVIVDAPEVGENLQDHLDVVFDYEVNTTDVFGVGAVAGFNFFKAMRQWRKDGTGILSTNYAEGGAFFSVGDAPKEWPNTQLHFAIARVMNHGRDLKLGYAVSVHSCYLRPESRGTVKLASNDPAAAVLIDPNYLSHPKDVENMIAGAERTRAIMAETPMADYITEDYPAPYLEKDGMLGFIRNRSDTIYHPVGTCRMGPDKQSVVDLELKVRGVKGLRVIDASIMPTLISANTNAPTIMIAEKLADIIKAEFASNQAVDQTELA
- a CDS encoding YceI family protein translates to MNSFTTTLLKTTLSASLLLSLPMLASAATPQKWQLDVPKTNVDFKVAYLGNGTVEGQFHKMDGSIHYDVKNPTNTTINFTVNTNSIDAGGNLRNSFLRRKELLNSAQYPTMTFVSNKVSMINAKEANVTGNFTVLGQTKPLTVKVKLNNVEMDPTTRQPIIKFKATGTINRYTYGVTAFPSIVGTMIPLEISGNLVAAN